The Kitasatospora setae KM-6054 genome contains a region encoding:
- a CDS encoding cobalamin B12-binding domain-containing protein produces the protein MNDRASTATLGPETGTGPGTGTGAGPATGTGPEAGPVDRTEELWEAVLGGDQARAAALAVAALERGLHPEELLLDVIGALQARIGREWAADRITVIQEHAATAVNERVVAVVTGHPAFAAATAPRRPGRIAVACVEGEWHAFPARLLAEVLTLRGWRVDYLGAQCPTPHLIAHLHRTAPDVLALSAALPTRLPAAHSAITAAQAAGVPVVVGGAAFGPDGRHARLLGADAWAPDARAAARRLARGLPLPASPHRPVDDLPHLADQEYTLVGRDPRAPAAAVLAALADRHPAVRAYTGAQREHTLDDLTQIVEHLAVALYTGDAELFTAFTDWTRHVLLARSVPDALLTSALSVLREHLRDLPRSVAILTAALAAAPPATPLTAAAPPRTDTARPTTGTPA, from the coding sequence ATGAACGACCGCGCATCCACCGCCACGCTCGGCCCCGAAACGGGAACGGGACCGGGAACGGGAACGGGCGCCGGACCGGCCACCGGCACCGGCCCCGAAGCCGGCCCGGTCGACCGCACCGAGGAGCTGTGGGAGGCCGTCCTCGGCGGCGACCAGGCCCGGGCCGCCGCCCTCGCGGTGGCCGCGCTGGAGCGCGGCCTGCACCCCGAGGAGCTGCTGCTGGACGTGATCGGCGCGCTCCAGGCCCGGATCGGCCGCGAGTGGGCCGCCGACCGGATCACCGTGATCCAGGAGCACGCCGCGACCGCGGTCAACGAACGGGTGGTGGCCGTCGTCACCGGGCACCCCGCGTTCGCCGCCGCCACCGCCCCCCGGCGCCCCGGCCGGATCGCGGTGGCCTGCGTCGAGGGCGAGTGGCACGCCTTCCCGGCCCGGCTGCTGGCCGAGGTGCTGACCCTGCGCGGCTGGCGGGTCGACTACCTCGGCGCCCAGTGCCCCACCCCCCACCTGATCGCCCACCTGCACCGCACCGCCCCCGACGTGCTCGCGCTGTCCGCCGCACTGCCCACCCGGCTGCCCGCCGCGCACAGCGCGATCACCGCCGCCCAGGCCGCCGGCGTGCCCGTCGTCGTCGGCGGCGCGGCGTTCGGCCCCGACGGCCGGCACGCCCGGCTGCTCGGCGCCGACGCCTGGGCCCCCGACGCCCGCGCGGCCGCCCGGCGCCTCGCCCGCGGCCTGCCGCTCCCCGCCTCCCCGCACCGGCCCGTCGACGACCTGCCGCACCTCGCCGACCAGGAGTACACCCTGGTCGGCCGCGACCCCCGGGCACCGGCCGCCGCCGTCCTGGCCGCCCTGGCCGACCGGCACCCCGCCGTCCGCGCCTACACCGGCGCCCAGCGCGAGCACACCCTCGACGACCTGACCCAGATCGTCGAGCACCTGGCCGTCGCCCTCTACACCGGGGACGCCGAGCTGTTCACCGCGTTCACCGACTGGACCCGGCACGTCCTGCTCGCCCGCTCCGTCCCGGACGCCCTGCTCACCTCCGCGCTGAGCGTGCTGCGCGAGCACCTGCGCGACCTGCCGCGCAGCGTCGCGATCCTCACCGCCGCCCTGGCCGCCGCCCCGCCCGCCACCCCCCTGACCGCCGCCGCCCCGCCCCGGACCGACACCGCCCGGCCGACCACCGGAACACCCGCATGA
- a CDS encoding YihY/virulence factor BrkB family protein yields the protein MRDGEPSRERHDGKRHDGKRHDGKRHDGKRDGNGGRSGWAARFPARGRLAVLRRTAGEFLDDELPDRAAALTYYGVLAVFPALLVLVSILGLLGGPVTGAVLDNLRQLAPGPARDVLSGSVEQLRDGRGAGGVFAAVGLLGALWSASGYVAAFIRAANAVYDIREGRPVWKLTPLRVGLTLVLMVLLLASAVIVVFTGPLAERAGDLLGIGPTAVTVWSVAKWPVLVLLVSVMIALLYWAAPNVRGRGWHWISPGSLLAVLLWLALSGGFAAYVAWFGSYNRTYGTLAGVVVFLVWLWLSNLAVLLGLEFDAELARERAVEHGLPPDAEPFLPPRDTREWPEDAAAPDTRTHRTGEQR from the coding sequence GTGCGGGACGGCGAGCCGAGCAGGGAACGGCACGACGGGAAGCGGCACGACGGGAAGCGGCACGACGGGAAACGGCATGACGGGAAGCGGGACGGGAACGGCGGCCGGTCCGGGTGGGCGGCGCGCTTCCCGGCCCGCGGCCGGCTCGCGGTGCTGCGCCGCACCGCCGGGGAGTTCCTGGACGACGAGCTGCCGGACCGGGCCGCCGCGCTGACCTACTACGGGGTGCTGGCGGTCTTCCCGGCCCTGCTGGTGCTGGTCTCGATCCTCGGCCTGCTCGGCGGCCCGGTGACCGGCGCGGTGCTCGACAACCTCCGGCAGCTCGCCCCCGGCCCGGCCCGGGACGTGCTGAGCGGATCGGTCGAGCAGCTGCGCGACGGGCGCGGGGCCGGCGGGGTGTTCGCCGCGGTGGGCCTGCTGGGCGCGCTGTGGTCCGCCTCGGGCTACGTCGCCGCGTTCATCCGGGCGGCCAACGCGGTGTACGACATCCGCGAGGGCCGCCCGGTCTGGAAGCTCACCCCGCTGCGGGTCGGCCTGACCCTGGTGCTGATGGTGCTGCTGCTCGCCAGCGCCGTGATCGTGGTCTTCACCGGCCCGCTGGCCGAGCGCGCCGGGGACCTCCTCGGGATCGGCCCCACCGCCGTGACGGTCTGGTCGGTCGCCAAGTGGCCGGTCCTGGTGCTGCTGGTCTCCGTGATGATCGCGCTGCTGTACTGGGCGGCGCCCAACGTGCGCGGCCGGGGCTGGCACTGGATCTCCCCGGGCAGCCTGCTGGCCGTCCTGCTCTGGCTGGCCCTCTCCGGCGGATTCGCCGCGTACGTCGCCTGGTTCGGCTCCTACAACCGCACCTACGGCACCCTCGCGGGCGTGGTCGTCTTCCTGGTGTGGCTGTGGCTCTCCAACCTCGCCGTGCTGCTCGGCCTGGAGTTCGACGCCGAGCTCGCCCGCGAACGGGCCGTCGAACACGGCCTGCCGCCCGACGCGGAGCCCTTCCTGCCGCCGCGCGACACCCGCGAGTGGCCCGAGGACGCGGCGGCGCCCGACACCCGGACGCACCGGACCGGGGAGCAGCGATGA
- a CDS encoding NUDIX domain-containing protein: MEEGVVVFDGSTVPYAYRTVYGLDGRCERHVELPGPATATAAPVAPPRAPNGPPAPATRPHDEGVNDMIEDWATEESTEVYRGRWVVVRRDTVRRPDGSPGSYEYTEAVDGVRVLALDDRGRIALVAEDVYVCGRRLLLCPGGGCGADEDPAAAARRELLEEAGIRAARIEQLTTMWRMPAGARTREHLYLATGLTVGEHQREASEADMELRWVPLEEAAAMCADGRITEAGTLTAVLLTARQHRPAAAPTH; this comes from the coding sequence GTGGAGGAGGGCGTCGTCGTCTTCGACGGCAGCACCGTCCCCTACGCCTACCGGACCGTGTACGGGCTGGACGGCCGGTGCGAGCGCCACGTCGAACTGCCTGGACCCGCCACCGCCACCGCTGCCCCCGTGGCCCCGCCCCGCGCCCCGAACGGACCCCCTGCTCCTGCCACCCGACCGCACGACGAAGGAGTGAACGACATGATCGAAGACTGGGCCACGGAGGAGTCGACGGAGGTCTACCGCGGGCGCTGGGTGGTGGTGCGCCGCGACACGGTCCGGCGGCCCGACGGCAGCCCGGGCAGCTACGAGTACACCGAGGCCGTCGACGGGGTGCGCGTCCTGGCCCTCGACGACCGGGGCCGGATCGCTCTGGTGGCGGAGGACGTCTACGTGTGCGGCCGGCGGCTGCTGCTGTGCCCCGGCGGCGGGTGCGGGGCGGACGAGGACCCGGCGGCGGCCGCGCGGCGCGAACTGCTGGAGGAAGCCGGCATCCGCGCCGCCCGGATCGAGCAGCTGACGACGATGTGGCGGATGCCCGCAGGTGCCCGGACCCGCGAGCACCTCTACCTGGCCACCGGCCTGACCGTCGGCGAGCACCAGCGGGAGGCCAGTGAGGCCGACATGGAACTGCGCTGGGTCCCGCTGGAGGAAGCGGCGGCGATGTGCGCCGACGGCCGGATCACCGAGGCCGGCACCCTCACAGCCGTCCTGCTCACCGCGCGGCAGCACCGACCCGCTGCCGCACCAACCCACTGA
- a CDS encoding STAS domain-containing protein → MTDHTHGAAGTGRRADVETVRARGELDWEDAQDFGQRLAAALDRRPRLLVVDFAEVTFADSSVLHGLLVARRRMAEDGGRLVLAGPLRAAVRRLIDLAAAGSHLPVAPDMAAALRGDVPGSPV, encoded by the coding sequence ATGACCGATCACACGCACGGTGCGGCCGGGACGGGTCGTCGGGCGGACGTCGAGACGGTGCGGGCCCGGGGCGAGCTCGACTGGGAGGACGCCCAGGACTTCGGGCAGCGGTTGGCGGCGGCGCTCGACCGCCGTCCGCGGCTGCTGGTGGTGGACTTCGCCGAGGTCACGTTCGCCGACTCCTCGGTGCTGCACGGCCTGCTCGTCGCCCGGCGGCGGATGGCCGAGGACGGCGGGCGGCTGGTCCTGGCCGGGCCGCTGCGGGCGGCCGTCCGCAGGCTGATCGACCTCGCCGCCGCCGGCAGCCACCTGCCCGTCGCGCCGGACATGGCCGCCGCGCTGCGCGGCGACGTGCCCGGCTCCCCGGTGTGA
- a CDS encoding Dps family protein — translation MMDIADGSPLNAHDRETAGEALQGALVDLVDLSLVGKQAHWNLYGPRFRSVHLHLDEVVATARDYADQVAERAAAIGVSPDGRAATVAAGGLPGAPAGWQADTAVVEWLVEALGTVVGRMRERIAKTGDADPVTQDLLIGVTAALEEHSWMFRAENRG, via the coding sequence ATGATGGACATCGCCGACGGCAGCCCGCTGAACGCACACGACCGCGAAACGGCCGGGGAGGCGCTGCAGGGCGCCCTGGTCGACCTGGTGGACCTGTCGCTGGTCGGCAAGCAGGCGCACTGGAACCTGTACGGCCCCCGGTTCCGCTCCGTCCACCTGCACCTCGACGAGGTGGTGGCGACCGCCCGCGACTACGCCGACCAGGTGGCCGAGCGGGCCGCCGCGATCGGGGTCAGCCCGGACGGGCGGGCCGCGACGGTCGCGGCGGGCGGCCTGCCCGGGGCGCCGGCCGGCTGGCAGGCCGACACGGCGGTGGTGGAGTGGCTGGTGGAGGCGCTCGGGACGGTGGTGGGCCGGATGCGCGAGCGGATCGCCAAGACCGGCGATGCCGACCCCGTCACCCAGGACCTGCTGATCGGGGTGACTGCGGCGCTGGAGGAGCACAGCTGGATGTTCCGGGCCGAGAACCGGGGCTGA
- a CDS encoding STAS domain-containing protein, which translates to MVRAPDLRIETRRSGGTVRCALVGALHQDNQEAFARALARGLRARPDRLRVDLRAVDLFTSAGLNALLRAGLAARVLGVALALDSPSRCVRRVLESTRSAPYLPVENSDPLRERRADRGRPPGRPRAGRDPAGPR; encoded by the coding sequence GTGGTGCGGGCACCGGACCTGCGGATCGAGACCCGGCGCAGCGGCGGGACCGTCCGGTGCGCGCTGGTCGGCGCCCTGCACCAGGACAACCAGGAGGCGTTCGCCCGGGCCCTGGCCCGCGGGCTGCGCGCCCGCCCGGACCGGCTCCGCGTCGACCTGCGGGCGGTCGACCTGTTCACCTCGGCGGGCCTGAACGCCCTGCTGCGGGCCGGTCTGGCGGCCCGCGTCCTGGGGGTGGCGCTGGCCCTGGACTCGCCCTCGCGCTGTGTGCGCCGGGTCCTGGAGAGCACCAGGTCCGCGCCGTACCTGCCGGTCGAGAACAGCGACCCGCTCCGGGAGCGGCGCGCCGACCGCGGTCGGCCCCCGGGAAGGCCGAGGGCCGGCCGGGATCCGGCCGGCCCTCGGTAG
- a CDS encoding PP2C family protein-serine/threonine phosphatase produces MASSISSAAITDGDFLAGSPYPVALLGPDGRILHASDRARRLLADRDGTPGWLRRAHLALPDDGPRPRPVRHTDPMAGPVEAHPTRRPDGSAVWWFVSREDRPAGPSPADGGGPHDWELLARLSGLLLSSLNADRVLETAARQAALHLADAAVLVAPGSGRVLRLVTCLRGADPAHAQVRADPAEVPGLAEALRGFPPVPSRWIDPGAAPHWLVPDGFGRVGSVLVTPLPGHGVPAGALVLLRTPAAGPFDPAEESFARMFAVRAGAAVSAAVMYSEQAAVTDLLMRELLPPRLEHLDGVDFAGGYRASGDRDRIGGDFYDVHPAAEPGGETLALLGDVSGKGLEAAVMTGKVRNTLHALLPLADDHQRVLHLLNRALLTSRHTRFASLVLASVRREDDRVRVRLSAAGHPAPMVVRADGRVTESTTLGSIVGVLPEATTRTDTVLLDPGEACVLYSDGITEAKGGPTGREQFGDHRLRRALAECAGLPAEAIVERVQMLAAQWLRENRHDDMAVMVIAAPPRGHVPVIGRQRGLPE; encoded by the coding sequence ATGGCATCTTCGATTTCCTCCGCGGCGATCACGGACGGGGACTTCCTCGCCGGTTCCCCGTACCCGGTGGCGCTGCTCGGCCCCGACGGCCGGATCCTGCACGCCAGCGACCGGGCCCGTCGCCTGCTGGCGGACCGGGACGGCACGCCCGGCTGGCTGCGCCGGGCCCACCTGGCCCTGCCGGACGACGGCCCCCGGCCGCGGCCCGTCCGGCACACCGACCCGATGGCCGGCCCGGTCGAGGCGCACCCCACCCGCCGGCCCGACGGCAGCGCCGTGTGGTGGTTCGTCAGCCGGGAGGACCGCCCGGCCGGGCCGTCCCCGGCGGACGGCGGCGGCCCGCACGACTGGGAGCTGCTGGCCCGGCTCTCCGGCCTGCTGCTCTCCTCGCTGAACGCCGACCGGGTCCTGGAGACGGCCGCCCGCCAGGCCGCACTGCACCTGGCCGACGCCGCCGTCCTGGTCGCCCCCGGTTCGGGCCGGGTGCTGCGCCTGGTGACCTGCCTGCGCGGGGCCGACCCGGCGCACGCCCAGGTGCGGGCGGACCCGGCCGAGGTCCCCGGCCTGGCCGAGGCGCTGCGCGGCTTCCCGCCGGTCCCCTCGCGCTGGATCGACCCGGGCGCCGCGCCGCACTGGCTGGTGCCCGACGGGTTCGGCCGGGTCGGCTCGGTACTGGTCACCCCGCTGCCCGGGCACGGCGTCCCCGCCGGGGCGCTGGTGCTGCTGCGCACCCCGGCCGCCGGCCCGTTCGACCCCGCCGAGGAGAGCTTCGCCCGGATGTTCGCCGTCCGGGCCGGCGCCGCCGTCTCCGCCGCCGTCATGTACTCCGAGCAGGCCGCCGTCACCGACCTGCTGATGCGCGAACTGCTCCCGCCCCGGCTCGAACACCTCGACGGGGTGGACTTCGCGGGCGGCTACCGGGCCTCGGGCGACCGCGACCGGATCGGCGGCGACTTCTACGACGTCCACCCCGCCGCCGAGCCCGGCGGCGAGACCCTCGCCCTGCTCGGCGACGTCAGCGGCAAGGGCCTGGAGGCCGCCGTGATGACCGGCAAGGTCCGCAACACGCTGCACGCGCTGCTGCCGCTCGCCGACGACCACCAGCGCGTCCTGCACCTGCTCAACCGGGCCCTGCTGACCTCCCGCCACACCCGCTTCGCCAGCCTGGTGCTCGCCTCGGTGCGCCGCGAGGACGACCGGGTCCGGGTCCGGCTCTCGGCCGCCGGGCACCCCGCGCCGATGGTGGTCCGGGCTGACGGCAGGGTCACCGAGTCCACCACCCTGGGCAGCATCGTCGGCGTCCTGCCCGAGGCCACCACCCGGACCGACACCGTCCTGCTCGACCCCGGCGAGGCGTGCGTCCTGTACAGCGACGGCATCACCGAGGCCAAGGGCGGCCCGACCGGGCGCGAGCAGTTCGGCGACCACCGGCTGCGCCGGGCCCTCGCCGAGTGCGCGGGCCTGCCCGCCGAGGCGATCGTGGAACGGGTCCAGATGCTCGCCGCGCAGTGGCTGCGTGAGAACCGGCACGACGACATGGCCGTGATGGTGATCGCCGCGCCCCCGCGCGGCCACGTACCCGTGATCGGCCGACAGCGAGGACTCCCGGAATGA
- a CDS encoding WhiB family transcriptional regulator: MTMVSRLPGAQTHHWDWQLEGSCRTVGGEVFFRPAHEGRAEAREREEAAKRVCGGCPVRLECRRHALATREPYGVWGGLTEDERRVLLVRRGAGADVTSTAA, encoded by the coding sequence GTGACCATGGTCTCCCGCCTCCCCGGCGCACAGACGCACCACTGGGACTGGCAGCTCGAAGGCTCCTGCCGCACCGTCGGCGGCGAGGTCTTCTTCCGCCCCGCGCACGAGGGCCGGGCCGAGGCCCGGGAGCGCGAAGAGGCCGCCAAGCGGGTGTGCGGCGGCTGCCCCGTCCGGCTCGAATGCCGGCGCCACGCCCTCGCCACCCGGGAGCCCTACGGCGTCTGGGGCGGCCTGACCGAGGACGAGCGGCGCGTCCTGCTGGTGCGCCGCGGCGCCGGGGCCGACGTCACCTCCACCGCCGCCTGA
- a CDS encoding ATP-binding protein, which yields MSGAETDLTQRPGLPARPPVRTAAEARAAVTEALARCFPVGGRLHGDACLAATELVTNAIRHAGGVTGFAVRADRAAGLTIEVEDAADAGPSGDAAHLDDPTRLGGRGWPLVRLVSSHWEVEPLPGGGKRIRITLTG from the coding sequence ATGTCCGGTGCCGAGACCGACCTGACGCAGCGGCCCGGCCTGCCCGCGCGTCCGCCGGTGCGTACCGCGGCCGAGGCGCGGGCGGCCGTCACCGAGGCGCTCGCCCGCTGCTTCCCGGTCGGGGGGCGCCTGCACGGCGACGCCTGCCTGGCCGCCACCGAGCTGGTCACCAACGCGATCCGGCACGCCGGCGGGGTGACCGGGTTCGCCGTGCGGGCGGACCGCGCCGCCGGGTTGACGATCGAGGTCGAGGACGCCGCCGACGCCGGCCCGTCCGGCGACGCCGCCCACCTGGACGACCCGACCCGGCTGGGCGGCCGGGGCTGGCCGCTGGTCCGACTGGTCAGCTCGCACTGGGAGGTCGAGCCGCTGCCGGGCGGCGGCAAGCGGATCCGGATCACCCTGACCGGCTAG
- a CDS encoding STAS domain-containing protein, which yields MSAHPVPPPGPAAPHRAVTVRVEGELDHESCEELVRAVAAHLAAQPPYQVVRVDCAAMSLCDSMGLSALLQIRRDTDAAGRRLLLEHRPAHLDRLLRLTGTAAYLLADRAP from the coding sequence ATGAGCGCGCACCCCGTCCCCCCGCCCGGCCCCGCCGCCCCGCACCGCGCCGTCACGGTCCGGGTCGAGGGCGAACTCGACCACGAGAGCTGCGAGGAGCTCGTCCGGGCGGTCGCCGCCCACCTGGCCGCCCAGCCGCCGTACCAGGTGGTCCGGGTCGACTGCGCCGCCATGTCGCTGTGCGACTCGATGGGACTGTCCGCGCTGCTCCAGATCCGCCGCGACACCGACGCGGCCGGCCGCCGCCTGCTCCTGGAGCACCGCCCCGCCCACCTCGACCGCCTGCTGCGCCTCACCGGCACCGCCGCCTACCTGCTCGCCGACCGCGCGCCCTGA
- a CDS encoding SsgA family sporulation/cell division regulator, producing the protein MGTRMPAAVFRSFSVTLPESAYPDTRVAARLRFDPALPYGVELAFPPHRPGGEEITWRFGRDLLAEGRLTPAGEGDVRVAPGPDGRILITLGALGPQAERALISTPDTAVAAFLAEAYTEVPPGTETAHLDLAPGLARLLA; encoded by the coding sequence ATGGGGACCCGCATGCCCGCCGCCGTGTTCAGGTCGTTCTCGGTCACCCTCCCGGAGAGCGCCTACCCCGACACCAGGGTCGCCGCCCGGCTCCGCTTCGACCCCGCCCTCCCCTACGGGGTGGAACTGGCCTTCCCGCCGCACCGCCCGGGCGGCGAGGAGATCACCTGGCGGTTCGGCCGCGACCTGCTCGCCGAAGGCCGCCTCACCCCGGCCGGCGAAGGGGACGTCCGGGTCGCCCCGGGCCCGGACGGCCGGATCCTGATCACCCTGGGCGCCCTCGGCCCCCAGGCCGAGCGGGCCCTGATCAGCACCCCCGACACCGCGGTCGCCGCGTTCCTCGCCGAGGCGTACACCGAGGTGCCGCCCGGCACCGAGACCGCCCACCTCGACCTCGCCCCCGGCCTCGCCCGCCTGCTGGCCTGA
- a CDS encoding helix-turn-helix transcriptional regulator — protein sequence MERAAETSRQWTFLTNHARVLIQIYRDPGIRVRDIAARCLLTERAVQRIIADLEDAGYLSHERRGRTNHYHVIDGQLRHPADAGPTIAELLSALLTPPPDPR from the coding sequence GTGGAGAGAGCCGCCGAAACCAGCCGCCAGTGGACGTTCCTCACCAACCACGCGAGGGTGCTGATCCAGATCTACCGGGACCCCGGCATCCGGGTCCGCGACATAGCCGCCCGCTGCCTGCTCACCGAGCGCGCCGTCCAGCGCATCATCGCCGATCTGGAGGACGCCGGGTACCTCTCCCACGAGCGTCGCGGCCGCACCAACCACTACCACGTCATCGACGGCCAACTGCGCCACCCGGCCGACGCCGGACCCACCATCGCGGAACTGCTCTCCGCCCTCCTCACCCCGCCGCCGGACCCGCGCTGA
- a CDS encoding ATP-binding cassette domain-containing protein produces the protein MNDHTTTTASVPGPRTPELPPPPERVRAVPADGDLGGQITQGYWETFEGEASRTGLVTIARRLPAIVVQVWGTAWRADARAAVLVAVLQLVSAAMVSAGLIASLGILQKVFAGGATGERIRAALPALAVVAVLLMLRGLVDAGISHWQARLGPRVRQQLEADFLALTSRIELAAVDDPTWADEVRRANDRGLYYAKESVNKTIELASAVLALLGAAGVLGVLHPVLLVLLLAAVVPKGAASVHSIRAGYLSAVRQSTLRRRMLQFSWVLFERDTAPELRASNAQQALLDEHRALSARITDEEVALGEHQSRAALLGRALGGLGMFATYAALAWMLGAGWMPLATGGAAYLAIQASQSALLRLVIAGHQVFEHALWVEDLKRFEESCRARLPRTGAPAPAAVKEIEVRDVHFTYPQGKQALRGVSLTLEAGRRYAFVGANGSGKSTLSRILAGLYEPTEGTVRWDGTDVRRFDAASLTGRVALVLQDPGHWPLSALANITIGSGNITTADPDRVMRAVRATGADRVIADLDHQWDTVLSPQFEGGAELSDGNWSKIACARALNDDDAPLLVMDEPTASMDPLAEDRLFRAVLDEYAGPDTITVLVSHRLAPAVACDQVLVFDQGRIVEAGSHRELIALGGTYAEMFETQAAAYRSNR, from the coding sequence TTGAACGACCACACCACGACGACTGCCTCCGTACCGGGGCCCCGCACCCCCGAGCTGCCGCCCCCGCCGGAGCGGGTGCGGGCGGTGCCCGCCGACGGGGACCTCGGCGGGCAGATCACCCAGGGCTACTGGGAGACCTTCGAGGGCGAGGCGTCCCGGACCGGGCTGGTGACCATCGCCCGCCGCCTGCCGGCCATCGTCGTCCAGGTATGGGGCACCGCGTGGCGCGCGGACGCGCGGGCGGCCGTCCTGGTCGCCGTGCTGCAGCTGGTGTCCGCCGCGATGGTGTCGGCCGGGCTGATCGCCAGCCTGGGCATCCTGCAGAAGGTGTTCGCCGGCGGTGCGACCGGAGAGCGCATCCGCGCGGCGCTGCCCGCCCTGGCCGTGGTCGCGGTGCTGCTGATGCTCCGCGGCCTGGTCGACGCCGGCATCTCGCACTGGCAGGCCCGGCTCGGCCCCCGGGTGCGCCAGCAGTTGGAGGCCGACTTCCTCGCCCTGACCAGCCGCATCGAGCTCGCCGCCGTCGACGACCCGACCTGGGCGGACGAGGTCCGCCGCGCCAACGACCGCGGGCTGTACTACGCCAAGGAGTCCGTCAACAAGACGATCGAGCTGGCCAGTGCCGTTCTCGCGCTGCTCGGCGCGGCCGGCGTCCTGGGCGTCCTGCATCCGGTCCTGCTGGTGCTGCTGCTGGCCGCCGTCGTCCCCAAGGGCGCCGCCTCCGTCCACTCGATCCGCGCCGGCTACCTCTCCGCCGTGCGGCAGAGCACCCTGCGCCGCCGGATGCTGCAGTTCTCCTGGGTTCTGTTCGAGCGCGACACCGCTCCCGAACTGCGCGCCTCCAACGCCCAGCAGGCCCTGCTGGACGAGCACCGCGCCCTGTCCGCCCGGATCACCGACGAGGAGGTCGCCCTCGGCGAGCACCAGAGCCGCGCCGCCCTGCTCGGCCGCGCGCTCGGCGGCCTGGGCATGTTCGCCACCTACGCCGCGCTCGCCTGGATGCTCGGCGCGGGCTGGATGCCGCTGGCCACCGGCGGCGCCGCCTACCTCGCCATCCAGGCCAGCCAGAGCGCCCTGCTGCGCCTGGTGATCGCCGGCCACCAGGTGTTCGAACACGCCCTGTGGGTCGAGGACCTGAAACGCTTCGAGGAGAGCTGCCGGGCCCGCCTGCCGCGCACCGGCGCGCCCGCGCCCGCCGCGGTCAAGGAGATCGAGGTGCGGGACGTGCACTTCACGTACCCGCAGGGCAAGCAGGCCCTCCGAGGGGTGAGCCTGACCCTGGAGGCGGGGAGGAGGTACGCGTTCGTCGGCGCGAACGGCTCCGGCAAGTCCACCCTCTCCCGCATCCTGGCCGGGCTGTACGAACCGACCGAGGGCACCGTCCGCTGGGACGGCACGGACGTGCGCCGGTTCGACGCGGCGAGCCTGACCGGACGGGTCGCCCTCGTCCTCCAGGACCCCGGGCACTGGCCGCTGTCCGCGCTCGCCAACATCACCATCGGCTCCGGGAACATCACCACCGCCGACCCCGACCGGGTCATGCGCGCCGTGCGGGCCACCGGCGCCGACCGGGTCATCGCCGACCTGGACCACCAGTGGGACACCGTGCTCAGCCCCCAGTTCGAGGGCGGCGCGGAACTCTCCGACGGCAACTGGTCCAAGATCGCCTGCGCCCGCGCGCTGAACGACGACGACGCCCCGCTGCTGGTGATGGACGAGCCCACCGCCAGCATGGACCCCCTCGCCGAGGACCGGCTCTTCCGCGCCGTCCTCGACGAGTACGCCGGTCCCGACACCATCACCGTCCTGGTCTCCCACCGCCTCGCCCCCGCCGTCGCCTGCGACCAGGTGCTCGTCTTCGACCAGGGCCGGATCGTGGAAGCCGGCAGCCACCGGGAACTGATCGCCCTCGGCGGCACCTACGCGGAGATGTTCGAGACCCAGGCAGCCGCCTACCGGAGCAACCGGTGA